The following coding sequences are from one Salvia hispanica cultivar TCC Black 2014 chromosome 3, UniMelb_Shisp_WGS_1.0, whole genome shotgun sequence window:
- the LOC125213144 gene encoding UDP-glycosyltransferase 83A1-like, which yields MNFEPHYASLHPCPTSRQEVKEGAPMAGNRPHVLAVPLPAQGHVKPLMSLCRQIAKHGIKVTFVNAESIHHKILSASPQQDEDDSIVMETVPDGFTPEDDPNNPFTLLETLPKTMPQSLTDLIQRINSSNPNEKVTCLIADLSFYWIFDTADKMGVEPVGFSPPSVACLAFLLHAPKLLEQGNLNINGSLHNGDAISLSNDIPSWRKDDLPWSFSGDPKTEKVFFEIVKGYKEASKAKWWLCNSCHELEPAATELLPNVLTIGPLNLLDNNVKSTNFFSEDLSSLCWLNAQADGSVVYVSFGSLAVFSQQQLDELALGLELSGRAFLWVVRPDLANGSRVVYPPGFGIGLGKIVEWAPQNRVLSHPSIGCFVSHCGWNSTIEGVSNGVPFICWSYFADQLHNERYICEKWGIGLKIDFDEKGIRSRYEIKNKIDMLFSDKKFKENALKLKELCSKSVADGGTSCNNLKKFIDHLHRK from the exons ATGAATTTTGAACCACATTATGCCTCTTTACATCCATGTCCGACTAGTCGGCAGGAAGTGAAAGAAGGAGCTCCGATGGCTGGCAACAGACCTCATGTGTTGGCCGTTCCACTCCCGGCCCAAGGCCATGTGAAGCCGCTCATGAGCCTCTGTCGCCAAATAGCCAAACACGGCATTAAAGTTACCTTTGTCAATGCAGAGTCTATCCATCACAAAATACTTTCCGCGTCTCCTCAACAAGATGAAGATGATTCCATTGTGATGGAAACTGTCCCCGACGGTTTCACTCCCGAAGATGATCCAAACAACCCCTTTACGCTGCTCGAGACTCTCCCAAAGACAATGCCGCAATCCTTAACAGATTTGATTCAAAGGATCAACTCCTCCAATCCTAACGAGAAGGTTACCTGTCTAATTGCTGACCTCTCATTTTATTGGATTTTCGACACTGCAGATAAGATGGGAGTTGAGCCTGTCGGCTTCTCGCCGCCTTCCGTTGCTTGCTTGGCTTTCTTGCTTCACGCTCCCAAACTCTTGGAGCAAGgaaatctcaatataaatg GATCTCTCCATAATGGAGATGCAATTAGTCTTTCAAACGATATACCTTCTTGGAGGAAAGATGACCTTCCATGGAGTTTCTCTGGCGACCCGAAAACGGAAAAGGTCTTCTTCGAAATTGTGAAAGGATACAAAGAAGCTAGCAAAGCAAAGTGGTGGCTTTGCAACTCCTGTCATGAGCTCGAACCCGCAGCTACTGAGTTGCTCCCGAACGTCTTGACAATCGGGCCCTTAAATTTACTTGACAACAATGTCAAATCAACCAATTTCTTCTCTGAAGATTTATCCAGTTTATGCTGGTTGAATGCCCAAGCAGATGGATCTGTGGTATATGTTTCTTTCGGAAGTTTAGCAGTTTTCTCTCAGCAGCAGTTGGATGAGTTGGCTCTCGGGCTTGAGCTATCGGGCCGGGCTTTTCTATGGGTCGTCAGACCCGATCTCGCCAATGGGTCGCGGGTCGTTTATCCTCCCGGGTTCGGGATTGGGCTCGGGAAGATAGTGGAATGGGCACCTCAAAATAGAGTCCTTTCGCATCCATCCATTGGATGTTTCGTGTCACACTGCGGATGGAACTCGACTATTGAAGGGGTGAGCAATGGGGTCCCTTTCATTTGTTGGTCCTATTTTGCTGACCAGTTGCATAATGAGAGGTACATTTGTGAAAAGTGGGGGATTggattgaaaattgattttgatgaaaaggGGATTAGATCCAGATATGAAATTAAGAACAAAATTGACATGCTTTTTTCTGATAAGAAGTTCAAGGAAAACGCATTGAAATTGAAGGAATTGTGTAGCAAGAGTGTTGCTGATGGTGGAACGTCTTGCAACaacctaaaaaaatttatcgaTCATCTTCATAGGAAATGA
- the LOC125213145 gene encoding reticulon-like protein B2, producing MGDHEHHKEEEEEESLMEKIADKIHNRDSSSASSDSGDAKKKTKSLKDKVYRLFGREKPVHKVLGGGQPADVFLWRDKKVSAGVLGGATASYVLFDVLEYHFLTLLCHGLMLGLVGLFLWSSANTFIKKSAPHIPQVIIPAEPVMKCASALRIEINRGFAVLRDIASGKDLKKFLSVIAGLWVLSLVGDCCDFLTLLYTITVTAFSVPILYEKYEDKVDFYGEKALAELKKQYALFDAKVLSKIPRALKDKKKD from the exons ATGGGGGATCATGAACATCAcaaggaagaggaggaggaggagtctCTCATGGAAAAAATCGCCGACAAAATTCATAATCGCGATTCGTCTTCGGCGTCCTCTGATTCCGGCGACGCCAAGAAGAAGACGAAGTCGTTGAAAGATAAGGTCTACCGCCTCTTCGGCCGGGAGAAGCCTGTTCACAAAGTCCTTGGCGGCGGCCAAC CTGCTGATGTTTTCCTATGGAGGGACAAGAAGGTTTCAGCTGGAGTGCTTGGTGGAGCTACTGCTTCTTATGTCTTGTTTGATGTCCTCGAGTACCATTTTCTCACGTTGCTCTGTCACGGATTGATGCTTGGTCTCGTGGGTCTCTTCTTGTGGTCGAGCGCGAACACCTTCATAAAGAA ATCTGCACCGCATATTCCTCAGGTGATTATCCCAGCGGAGCCTGTAATGAAGTGTGCCTCTGCACTGCGGATTGAAATCAATCGAGGCTTTGCAGTTCTGAGGGACATTGCATCTGGAAAGGATTTGAAGAAGTTCCTATCG GTAATTGCTGGCTTGTGGGTTCTGTCCTTGGTGGGTGATTGCTGCGACTTCTTGACACTTCTTTACACAA TTACTGTAACAGCATTCAGCGTGCCTATCTTGTACGAGAAGTACGAGGACAAGGTGGACTTTTATGGTGAGAAGGCGTTGGCTGAGCTCAAGAAACAGTATGCATTATTTGATGCTAAAGTCTTGAGCAAGATTCCGAGGGCGCTGAAAGATAAGAAGAAAGACTGA